One stretch of Periplaneta americana isolate PAMFEO1 chromosome 1, P.americana_PAMFEO1_priV1, whole genome shotgun sequence DNA includes these proteins:
- the LOC138707258 gene encoding odorant receptor Or2-like — protein sequence MGSRVTQFGKEWTDVVWDRTGFVTLYRQERSRAAVMYTDWFNSLLSPIVFWEFVTGALVICMLGFALISMPITSAKFVKNVLHFLSMFFMMGITYWLGSDLTTQSLEVYNAAYNSGWYDMAPRCKFLLMMVMARAQRPVMLSAGYFGTVSLETFAALIESAASYITVLRQMQ from the exons ATGGGATCGCGGGTGACCCAGTTCGGAAAGGAATGGACTGATGTAGTCTGGGATCGAACGGGGTTCGTGACTTTATACAGGCAGGAGCGTAGCCGAGCTGCGGTGAT GTATACAGACTGGTTTAACTCTTTATTGAGTCCCATTGTCTTCTGGGAGTTTGTGACCGGCGCCCTCGTCATCTGCATGCTGGGCTTCGCCTTAATATCT atGCCAATCACAAGCGCCAAATTCGTCAAGAATGTCCTGCATTTCTTGAGCATGTTTTTCATGATGGGGATCACGTATTGGCTGGGATCCGACCTCACAACGCAA AGTCTGGAAGTATACAACGCGGCATACAACAGCGGCTGGTACGATATGGCGCCACGTTGCAAGTTCTTGCTCATGATGGTAATGGCGAGGGCCCAGAGACCAGTCATGCTATCTGCTGGATACTTCGGTACCGTCTCTCTTGAGACCTTCGCGGCG CTAATTGAGTCAGCAGCTTCATACATCACGGTTCTGCGGCAGATGCAATAG